Below is a genomic region from Ascaphus truei isolate aAscTru1 chromosome 5, aAscTru1.hap1, whole genome shotgun sequence.
aaatatgttgataaaagttggtgtcatcgtgacagcgCGTAGTTCAGGGAGAAACATGAAAAACACCCATAGCGTAATTTTTATAAGTTTGTATAAAAATTGATGACTTAAAGTCCCCCTCAAATAGTGTATCAAACATGTAAGGCACATTTGGGCTTTCATTCAGACCACCGGGGACCAGGAATTACTCATTTATTGTAGCCCCCACTTAGTATGCGTCTAGTGACTAAAGCAGATAAGACTTCTAAGACATCCCGCTGGCTTGGTGCCCATATGTCGGTAAAAGCCCGGAgttgaaagggctcagtgtccccaaggtgttagttggggaggggatcctcaagtacccccatcctagtgtaaagtctggacagtttggcaaatggtggccagcccagacttagtgtcgccagggagaggggctgggtctcaAATGCTAAGGAGCAAATGTGCTAGGTTGGCGCATGCTCTAAGAAGAATAAGAAGCCCTCTGTGCCAGGTttccaaagtattggcaacttcAGGATATGTAGGAAACCGTATTCCCACAGAGTGATTGGCTGCACTAGTTGAGATAGGGATTTAAACTctataagaatgcctgcagcTCATCAGGAATCAGATTCATCTAAGATTCATCCAAGATTAACAAGATTCATGCAAGAACCCTCTAAGATTTCTTAAGGGTTAAAGTTTCCAAGTGCCATTACATCGGAGGCAGAACGAAAGAAGCAGCTCTGTTGGAATACACAGCAGTTGCAGGTAGCGCTTCTGACCGAGGACTGTTTCAAGACATTTTGCGAGCAACTCCCattcctgggaaattgctcctagagactttgtttttcaagatttcgttttgggaacaatttattttgtttggccccgtcccagtaagtgtattttcagtgtaattgtgcaacattgtgtgtatgtccattcgggaaataaattacaatttattttatctccttgctttgctcaatcatatgatcccgggtataaatgtgttaaaagtgctcATCTActgtcacacccacacactgaaaACTGTACTTAAACTTAAAACTCTCGCAACCTTATTTATGGTTGGactacccccagaacccctataccaggttctggaCGATAAGGGCATTAAGtgggcatccccccttatactagggacacCGTTACTGTTTCAGGGATACCTTGCACCCCTAtgtcccatttacctttctggtgggtgctgaagcagggaatcctagtggTTAATCgcgcaagtgttttcaaggggagattttgccggcgCAATGTGCCTCAATGTATCCAataatctgacctgattcccgggtacatttttggggtatccagcaactctggaaccccgctacctATAAACATTCTGACAAGTCTTTCTCCATAAACccacccttgaaactcatagcctagcaatctctgtttgctggcacacctggaaaggtaaaacacagaaaattatttgtcgcacatttacatacactgcagatACAATAAACAGGTTCAGGAGCCAATACTCTAAAACTCCAACTATGGATCAGAGGaaaccagctgggcataatacctttattgatggcctggtaaccccctcaccgtcacaataccaaaaaagtaaacatacgaaggatgttgatccagggagtaatccgattgccaattctttatgaaatatcattggatgatatttaactttggttttctgtttgcctttcTCCGGATcactatactgtaagtatgggtataggataaagtatatgtcgtctaaatgtagcatagctTGAACTTCTTGGACGCAtgctttttttcaacctcatctagtatgtatgtattttttttttaaatttccttattgaataaggtgtttaaaaaaaaaaatcagggatTTTTGTTTTATGTAACGTCGAATGTTATTGTCAATGTCAGAgtcgggagaaggagtggctcggtgagtaaagacactgactggcattgagagtttgaagcaggggagtctggttcaattcccggtgttgactccttgtgaccttgggcaagtcactttatctccgtgtgcctcaggcaccaaaaacatagattgtaagctccacagggcagggacttgtgcctgcaaaatctctgtaaagcgctatgtaaaactagcagcgctatcaaaaacatgctattattattagtcAAGGCCATAGCACGTTTATTAAtttatctttattttgtcatctgTTTTATTTCACTAGGTCAAGACCATCAATGTATTAGATCTGTGAAAACCCGTATAAAAATCTTTATAGTCCTTGTAAGCAAATTATTTCAGATTCCAAGTGGAAGCAGCACTATTAACAGACTATACacacaatatgaaatatgtacaTCTAAAAGAAGGGCTCACCTTTTCCATAAACAGCACCATGCATACCATTTATCCTCCAATCAAAGTTGTGAATGCATATTGCATTTACAAATTCGCTGCTTGTGCCATGGAACAACATCTGTTCATTTATTTCTGATACGCCTTTCTTCTTTTTCAACTGAGCTTTTTTCCTACAAAACACAGGGCCATGTAGTGAAGCGTGTCAAAGTCAGTAGGAAATTACAAAGCACATCACAGAGAAACCCATAAATTCTTTTAACAGAAATTATATTTTACAAACCAATTGGAAAGTATTGCGTAATGTtatgctgtttttttgttttgtttttaaagatcAGTAGATAGTCAGTGCTAAATAGTGTTGGGGTTCATACAGGTATGTGCTATTGCTGTGGCCATTTTTGCTATTGCTGTGACGATTTTAGATCTAATTTTACAGCTACAAGGCTTGTAGCACTTCAATAGCACATTATCCTTAGACAACTGATTAATTttaaaaatatagaaaataataaaTGGATAATTATTGGATTATTGTAGCTGTGAGTTACACAATATACCATATTTGCCTGATTATAGGGCGACCCTGAATATAAGGCAAACGCTTAATTTCAATAGTAACTTGAAAAAAGTTCACACACGCTCGTCTGTGCCGCGTGTGTCTCAGTTTGAGCTTCCTGCCAAAAGCGACATTTATTGATAaaaatgtttaccaggaagtaatacattgagagttacctctggtttaaagtatgtcccgggcacacAGCACACATGGCTGCTTCAGGTCCTCAAGGCAGAGATTCCTCGGTTTTACCCTTCTACACCCGATTGCATTGCAAAGTGGGCCACGCCCGATTAGAAGGCGAGCATGTATTTTTCAACTtaactattgaaaaaaaaaaaaaagccttgccTTATAAATCGGGCAAAACCGGTATGTATTGTGTGGCTGGATAGAAAATTAGCATTTACTGTATTACCttcttaaaaaaatgttttattactaACCTTGTGTATCCCTGGAATTGTGGAGTCCCCACAAAGCATATAGTaagaaatattttaataaacgAACATTTGGATTAGACAAAATCCCATTTTACACCATTATCTTACTGTGCGATTTAATCAAGAATGTATTTCATATACACATTTTTAAAGTGGCCAGGTAAACTGTACTAACATTCATGTAAAAGTGCTGCGTAGCATTTAAGACGGAAAGTGCCAATGACATTAGCTATTTATCAATTTCCAGGAGTAAACTGAGACAGCAGGACTGGAAGAAAGGAATGGTGCCCAGGGATACCAGGAAGCTACCTATACAGGCATATGTTGTGACAATCGAAGTGCCTCACCCTAGCATGTACAGCTTATATCAGAGAGTATTGGATTCATTGCCTTTGCATCTTACAACTAGATTCTGGCTGAATCTAACACTGTTCATGTATATGGCCCTGTGGTAACCTTAATTACAAGAAAGCAAATGCCATTTATTACAAGAAAGCAATTGTATTGAGAAGTCCGTCTTCTTAAGCAATGCTGGTCATTTTAAAAATTCTATTCTTACATTCCATAGTTTTCCACACTTGGAATTTAACATAGCTGCTGCAATTTTaacacgtacagtacagtattaagcaGACAGAATGCAGTTGCAACCTCTAGTCCCAGAGAAATAAAATAATAGCAAAAATAAGGttggagaaaaaacaaacatacaaaacaagaaAACAACTGCTGATATTACACGCTAGCAGGGCAAGTGCCCAATTCTACCTAATTCTTAGGGGGAGGGATTGCTGCTGTAGCAGTCACACTCATTACTCTAGGTCTAGCATTACAGAAACACAATCTCACCTGCAATAAAACTCCCACAAGTCTATGTTTTGAATTCTCTGAATGCTTTTAATTCGGTTTCTATCCAAGGTATTTCCAAAGAGATTAGCAACTTCATTATATTCATTAGAAAGCTTGATCAAAGGAACGAGCTGGAAAAAAAGGTTAGTATATTTTTCATTTATGTTTTATAGTCATACAAAATACATTGAATTATTTATTAATGTCCTACCTGATAGGGTTCGGCATTGTTCACATGCTCCCAGTGGGAAGGCAATGGAATAGATCCATTTTCACAGATGTAACTATcatgcaaacaaaaaaaaaatctaagatTAGACTATTCGTGGTTAGATTTTGTGATAAAACATTATTCAATTGAATGGACAGAAAAGTAATACTTAGAACCTCAGCAACTACACACAGCAAagcattacatgaaccctgctgcTAAAAGGGTTACAGTTTTATTTAATGGTCatattataaaacaaaaaataaacatgctgcaataaagatatactctagatcagcggtgcgcaaaatggggggtgcgagactgccggcggcggggcgcggggtttacagaggccccgcgcgcttcccgaaggcacttaaattaagtgccgggggagctgtagggcctctgtaaaccatacttacccgtgactccggcggcttACTTCTTGTGTCGcaatggcaatgcggcgtcagaggtcatgtgacgtcacgttattatggcaacgtgacgtaatGACGCCAGAGGGCGggtaagtgggggttagggggggggcgcggaagagaggggaccaccggcaggggggcacagggaaaaaagtttgcgcccccctgctctagataATGGAGGTACAAAAGGAAATTATTACAGATATAGTatagacacgtgtgtgtgtatacagctcaaccccgttataacgcgatccgttacaacgcgaatccgcttataacgcgatgcaagcatggctcctaatttttgtatttatcaatactttacaacatgattattggtatcttaaatactttattgtacaatgcatacaattgtacattatttctaacgcgatcaacttataatgcgatgtgattctttggaccccaagaacagcgttataagggggttgtgctgtatagacatacacacatacatatatatatacacacacacacacacacacacacacacacacacgtgtgtgaaaaagaaagtacaccctctttgaattctatggttttacatatcagaacataataacaatcatctgctccttagcaggtcttaaaattaggtaaatacaacctcagaagaacaacaacacatgacatattacaccgtgtaatgatttaacaaaaataaagccaaaatggagacgctgtgtgtgaaaaactaagtacacccttactgcttccataggaaataagatgctaagtagcagacaggtgctgctaatcaaatgtccttgattaattgatcatcagcaagtgtgaccacctctataaaagccaaagttttagcagtttgctggtgtggaggattcaggtgtgtgttaacacaatgccaaggaggaaagacatcagcaatgatcttagagaagcaattgttgctgcccatcaatctgggaagggttataacgccatttccaaacaatttaaagttcatcattctacagtgagaaagattattcaaaagtgaaaaacattcaagacagttgccaatcttcccaggaatggacgtcccagcaaatttaccccaaggtcagaccgtgcaatgctcagagaaattgaaaaaaaaaacaagagttacatctcagactctacagtcctcagttagcatgtcacatgttaaagttcatgacagtacaattagaaaaagactgaacaagtatggtttgtttggaagggttgccaggagaaagcgtCTTCTCTCTATTTAATAATGTTAAAAGTTTCTTTAAAAATATTAGTGGAATCAATTTTGAGACGTTCATAGGTGGTGGAGTCATTAAGGATCCGGTCAGCTTCTTCTAAGTAGTAATCTGTGTACATAATAACGACTCCACCacctttatcagcctgtttgCATGTAATTGATTTATCTTGCATAAGGGTTTTTAATGCTGCCCTTTCCTTCCCACTTAAATTATCTTTGAATTTGGATTCCTGTTTTGTCATTTCTTCTAAGTCTTTTTGGATTAATTATTGAAATACTTCCAAGTGGTGCCCATGCTCCCACTCCCTGCTTTCACGTATCATGCCCATTGGCATTTTTAGTATTTTATACAAGTTTTTAACCATCATATTTTAATTCACTGAGTCTTTTGTGTTTTATTGTAGATCAATCGTCGGCCttctatttttaatatgttttaataaTTTGTCTCTTATTATGGTTTTTAACAATTattttggtctcttttataatgGTTTCTATCATCATTATCAGATACATGTTGAAAGTTATACTGGACTATCAACAAATGTGCTATTTATTGTTATTCTCGTCACGAGATTTGGCATCAGCTGTGTAAAAATCTATGTTGAGATGTACTTCAGATATCGTTACTAGCATAAGAAATTGTACATCACACACATTTTGTCTCGCATTAACTTTTATCAGACCCATTTCAAGCAGCCATGTACCCTCCTTCCAAATCATCAGTCTGCATAGCCAGAATATTCTGTATGTTGTTTATGATACGGTCGGTCTCACGGCATCACACGCCACCATTTAGTTAGGATGTATACATTATTTATCTTCTGTTTGCATGTTTTTGTATTGTGCACCCCTTTGGATTTCCAGTGTCTTCCTGTACCAGCTGCTTTCTAGACTACCCTGTCTATATAGAGAAATGTATATTATGATGCAGCCGTGCACGATAGCACTTTTATATGATCAAGCTGACATCAGCTGTTTTTAGGTGTACGACTAGCAGGTCCACTTAGACTCGTCATTTGAGGGTCTTTGTGAACTGCTTCTATTTCCCTTGTGGAACCTTATTTCGACATTGTGCCATTTTATTCCATTTGTCCCAGACTATGGGCATTAGCATCCTGTATCAGTATTCCACCCACTAACTATCCACACAGGTATTAGTCATGTAAAATCTCGAGTGCAATTATGTATGATACAGTATTGTCTGTTTCTTATAAATACTCATCAATATACAAGTTGACTTTAGTCGAGCCAGTAGTCCTTTTTTTCAGAAAATTTAAGCTGTCATTCCTTTTTATGTTTATCTATTATGCTCACCATAGCTACACCTTTTTTGAGTTCTCTATTTAGGATGTTATTGAGGCACTTAATTTTGTTGTTCCTTGTGTTACTTTATCTCAATTTCCCATAATATGGGCATTATTACTCCTGATTAGAGCTTAATTTATTAACTGTATACACAAGTACTATCCTTTTTGACATACCAATTGCTATTAACCCTAGTGTTACAATGATGGGTATAACATTGCCTGTCTCTTTAAACACTATTTAATGTCTGTTTATACAGCCAGTGTTTTTTGATTTGCCATTACACTAACATTTCCTGTAGGAATGAGGAATGCCAGTTTTTGGGTTATCCCAGCATCATACAAGCCCAGATGCTATGCAAACTTGTATTTAATGATGGAAGGAGTTGGTTTAGGCGGTTCACAGTTCACCGTAGGGGTACAATCAAATGTGTCCAAACGCAATAAGAAAAAAAGGTTTATTCAGTGCATGTTGAAGTGAATCTGCCAcagagtaactctgacgcgtttcgtccaccaataggactttgtatttaatgatgtactgtatataaagtttTTAATTGATCACACAACTGGTATAAAAAGAACACCAGCATGTGAGACCGCCAGAACCTGACGAAGCAGTATTGCGAAACGCCTTGTTCATCGGAGAAGATTTTTGACCGTCGTCGGCTACCGTAGTTGCTGAAAGTTCCTGGTCTGCAGTCCCACGATCCAGACGTGGCAGCGAGGAGTATCTGCAAGAAGAGACCGCTAGGTACATTGGCAGTGCCTTTCCGTTGACAAGTGTAAATTCatggacttatttattttatgtaaTAAATAGTGTACAATTTTACAACACCTTTCCTTCATCTGTTATCACCGAGGGAAACCAAACTATTGTATTAGACGACAACCTTCAATCATCACACCCATGATAAGCAAcaactcacatatggccatgtgagtgctAGTGTTTATTTATTAGTTTATTACAATTTCCACCCCACTACTGGGTACAAATCcctattatttttttacatcggAGACTTGCACGGAGGAAGAAAGAAGTCTAGACGTTGTCTATACCAGGGAGTGGTAGCTGTAACAGAAGTGCCAAACTCTGCAACAGATGTGCAGATCACgcacacacggccgtgtgagtgttaataTTTATCATTAATCTTCGTTTACATCCTTCCACCACAACAATGTGaaagactgatagtcatacagaaaacaattacttcaagttattgctgctaaaggtgtttctacaagctattgaatcacaaggtgtacttagtttttcacacatggcaactccattttggctttatttttgttaactcATGACagtataatatgtcatgtgttgttcatctgaggttgtatttacctaattttaagacttgctaaggaacagatgattgttattatgtcctgatatgtaaaaccatagaattcaaagagggtgtactttctttttcacacgtgtgtgtacacacacagtatatatccatatacacacacacaatatgtatgtgtgtgtatgcatgtatgtatgtatgtatgtatgtatgtgtgtgtatgcatgtatgtgtatgtgtgtgtatatatgtatgtgtatgtagagacacacagacacaacctaccagagactctcacatccaccaccagtttaagttcttttaaatctaaggctgtgtcacattttaatctggtctgtaactgttgcatatgcccataatatatattttctttaactgtgcatgcaatgtcttgtatataatgtataccctgttcatttatgcaactgtatttgtaaccatgtatttgtcttaactctgtgcccaggacatacttgaaaacaagaggtaactctcaatgtattacttcctggtaaagtattttataaataaataatatacacacacacacgggcatattatatatatatatatataatatgcccgtgtgtgtgtgtatattatttatttatacatatatatatatatataaacacagaaaaagaaaacctctaaagtagcactcagacaagtgtttgcaaaaaatagaaagggtactttaattaaattcaaaagaaataacagacatacaaacaactgactggagagcctgcctgactaaaaaatgaaaaaaaacaaatggacagaaaaaaacaaaaaaaatttgattcaacacaatataatagacccccaaaaaatatgaaaatatgaTGCCCTTAAGAAACTAGCTTACTGTGGGAACAAAAGTTCCCGCAATAAAGCAatatagaccggccggtcaccacatATATAAGAGACTGAAAAACATCATAGGTCTACATAAATAAGCAtggaaaaatacacaaaaaataacaTAAGTGTTATGCTGATAGCAGTAAAAATGTCACTAGCAAAGTGTAAACCTATTGCAACTCAGGTGATGCTAGAGCAAGGGAGACATATAAATGAgtatatttagtgacccaaatacatagatTGAAGCAGAtgtgaaacaaaaaaaagggagggataacataacccaagatactcagctccttgatgtaaagatactgcaaacataaatcagcacagcacagtccactgaGAAAGTCCAAGCATGTAGGACATAGATGGAAGTCCAAAATAGGGCAGAGGCAGGCAAGatcaacagcagcaaaaattaaaattagcccactaaatCTAAGGctgtgtcacattttaatctggtctgtaactgttgcatatgcccataatatatattttctttaactgtgcatgcaatgtcttgtatataatgtataccctgttcatttatgcaactgtatttgtaaccatgtatttgtcttaactctgtgcccaggacatacttgaaaacaagaggtaactctcaatgtattacttcctggtaaagtattttataaataaataatatacacacacgggcatattatatatatatatatatatatatatatatatatatatatatatatatatatatatatttatatatatatacagtgttcgacaaacctatacatttgctcgccccgggcgagtggatttaacccccgggcgagtaaatattggcccaagcagcacacgtttggtactaggtggcgagtacatttttttgtgtggcgagtacattttttggtgatttgtcaaccactgtgtgtgtgtgtgtatgtatatatagatatagatatatatatatatatatatatgtataacacaaaaaaaaaacaaataaagcagCGCCTAAGTGAGGGTAATAACAAATGAAATATAGGATTAATACCGAGAATAAACCAACATATTACCAATGTATACGTGTCTAATGTAATTAATCAGAAAAATGGTGCTAATAAAGCCCTAAATACTAACATAAAACTGTGAATAAAAAAGGGAAAGAAATGAAAACCAGTCCTTTCAAAATGTCCAATAAATGGTGGAATTGTGATGCTGGTATGGGGGTCTCCGGGTGCTCTCAAAAGGGATTAACCACATCCGATGGGAATctatagaagagagagaggagagatcgcacgccccatagtataaagcTGTACATTTAATaatgggaaaggggggaagggggaagaaatTCACTCACAAGAGTACAAGAATAAGAAGCGTTTTGtgaaatatcaccaccatccggtatccgCGGCAAGATCAAGAGTCCAACGGTCTCGCGGAGATGAAGAGGGCAGTGATCTGTCAGTAATCCCAAGGTGCCTCGGATATTTCACAGCCAACGTCCCAAAAGTCCCAGAGAATGTTTCTTAGGCTGGATGGCCGCTTTACTGTTTCGCGCTCGAACCGGCctgttactgcgcatgcgtgatgacgtaatgtccgtgcgtgatgcgtgatgacgctccctagCGCGTTTCGTCTCACAcaggcgactttttcaaagggtgatgGGGAAGGGATGCAAAAGGGTGATGGGGAAGGGATGCAAAAGGGTGATGGGGAAGGGATGCAAGGCTACGTATATATACTCTCATGGTGTCCTAGCAACCCCTATATCCAGCTGAATGTAAGTTCGCTAATGGCTACAAACTTAATATACCAATACATTCCAAAATAATGATAATCAGAACTATAAAGAGAAAACCAGACGGCTAATACTAAACAGTGTGATTGTAAATACATAACTAAGTACAAAAACTATAAACATACCAATATAAAAATGCTAATGAGAAAAAATATATTGCTAATGAGAAAAAAATatacacctgta
It encodes:
- the LOC142494719 gene encoding protein mono-ADP-ribosyltransferase PARP11-like; translated protein: MPMGMIRESREWEHGHHLESNLRFFFCLHDSYICENGSIPLPSHWEHVNNAEPYQLVPLIKLSNEYNEVANLFGNTLDRNRIKSIQRIQNIDLWEFYCRKKAQLKKKKGVSEINEQMLFHGTSSEFVNAICIHNFDWRINGMHGAVYGKGTYFARDASYSSQYCKNNVKHGSTLQIHGVDLEHCASRISKSMFLARVIVGDYTNGDSKYIRPPSKDGSFVNLYDSCVDNPFSPQIYVIFDANQIYPEYILHFL